The Zerene cesonia ecotype Mississippi chromosome 11, Zerene_cesonia_1.1, whole genome shotgun sequence sequence ttatgttaattttctcATTGCAGTCTATTTTTTTGAATGAACCTATAGAAGAGCAACAAGTACTTGAAGTCATgcaaaaattcatatttctgGAAAATTTTGTTCAGGAGGAGAATTTGGAATCATTTTGTAATCTGGTTTTACCTCTTTTTGCTAATATGGCGGGAAAACAATCAAATAGTGTAACTATATGGAAATCTGTATgtgaaaaagttaaaaataaaatatttttagaaaaggTTACATTATTCTTCAAAAATTGTGATCAGTCACAGGAAATTTCTGTTATctaatatacttatttcacttatttatgttttatttactatgttaatatattaaccTATTGTAGGTTAagttattcatatattcataacacaaaataatacttaacactcaagtaaaaaaatgttcttaagtacataaatattgaattgacCAGAAAAACTTGTAATTTTACCCATTACCTACTGAATACTTCTTTTAGCTCCACAGTAATGGCCCTGTTGCTTACACTTTTCGCAAAGTTCTTTAGGATGTTCTTTCGTATTatcatttgaatttgataagTCTGATGAATGTAATGCTCtctgaaaatattcaaatgataGCGCTTACATTTTCTATTGTAAGAAAGTATACATATTCAAACTATCAACCAACAGTATACTCACAAAGTAATAAGCATATACTGGCTTGGAGCATGTTTTGCAGAGTTGGTATGAATCAGGCCAACATAGGCGACTATTCCAGAAACGACCACATGATTTACACTTATACTCTCCAAAAAAGGGaaccttaataaataacttaagtCTGTATTTGAAACATTACTATagtgcaatttaaaaattaattatttaagaactTCCATTAGACTTACAACGGTATCGCTTCGATTTTGATGCGGTCTTTTATCTGATAAAAATAGTTGCCCGTATGTTCCACTTTGTGTAACATCTTTACAAATCTGACAAATATCGTTTGATTCGTTTACAGCATTCCTATTACAATATGTGCAGCGCTGATAATTCTGGAAGTAGGTACATCTACATAATTTGtgggaatataatattatatacgatCAGTGAATTAGGTACAACTACAATGTTGTTGTGCCGATTAAACTTATTCGGTGTTAAATATAGACAGCGATAGACATAAGTACACAATATACCtacgtaattataaaatataaatacaacctATTACCTCCTTAGACCAAAAACACcccataataatatcaaatttaagttTCTCAGTTCACCCTAGTCCAACCACCGCgacatatgtatgtaatttatctCTGAGGGTAGATTAAAGATATAAACTTAGCTtttctagtattatattatgtttgctTTTTTGACAAGCGACATCGGTGAAAATgatattcgtttttttatgttttaactgTTCGGCAAATGAGCGGGCGAGTCAAGTGTCAACTGATGGAAGGCGCGAAAGccgaaaaggatacgggcccgtttccttttcctcacccgccctagttcattccttctttccagtcgttaatcctttccttttcccttaccccaaaaaagcgggcagcgcattcacagaggaattacctttgcgaatgtttatgggcggtggtgatcgcttaccatcaggcgaaccaccagctcagctgcccgctatgacataaaaaaaaaaacttactctTTGGATACAGATCGTGAATcgtgaatatatttataatagtatggTATTGAAATGTTATACAGTATGTTCTTATTAGTAGATTTAAAATTCGTAGATACTTTTATGTGAAAAgtctctgtctgtttgtctgtccaTTCGTCTGTCACTAGgctatatttcaaaaactgCGATAGTTGGATAGTGGGAAGATTTCtatgcgggcgaagctgcgggcaataactagtttcttataattttttaataaagctcgttttataaatatgtctcTCTATGTACGGTAGTTGCAACTTTTGAAAtacacaataaacaaaaacttctAATTTGTcacaaatatcaaaaatttacTGTCAAGTGTGTATACTTATTATGgtctttaatatttaccattttATGAACCAAACTTAACGTAAGGTACCTATTTCgaaaattatgataacattttgtaattgtgAAGATAAAGAGCCAATTGTTAATCACGGGACAGATTCATTTCCCAGTGCCGTGCAAATATGGGGAATGATTGGAACAATATTAACAACTATATTATGTTGGATATTGTATTTGAAGGTAAGAAAGTATGAATACCTGGTCgttgtatttcatttacattGGAATATCTATACGAGAatcttattacaaaatatgtatgtagcaGTGTAGTAGCAGTTATACTCctaggtatataattatagtgcAAATATCATTACTAATTGTTTAGTCAAACTTTTCTACCTGAATAAGTTTTGTATCAAACTATTCTTGAAAACCCAGTGTTTTCTAGTATATAGtttttagattatatatatctattatactgttatttcaacatttattattttacgtgattatattaagtttcaaaaatttcataaaattagtgGTCTTTAAGCTCGCAACAAAGAAAACCCATTCGCAAGACTGTCCACGCACTGCACCGATCGTAGTTAGCGGCCGAAGAAGACGCACATAAAtcgtcaaaataattatttaatgaaagaaacaataaattaataaaataaatctttattcttATCCATTATATATGACTCACAAGTCATTATCCTTTAAACCGTCTCTTTTATTTTCCTACATACTACTTaggagatatatttttaagtaaaattttattgcttaaaatattgctcaataaattttctttaacaagtattatttaaaaaataatctttatcctttattttactacaatcttgtaataaatatttgtgttcgTCATCAACGCGGCCTCTTTTCAAAAGATATACAAGTATGTATTGATAGGGAAATACAGGAACATTGTGATGGAAGAAAAAACGTAATTTCACTCTTTCTATTATCTTCATATCGACGAAACAATAATCAGCTGAACAACAACTGCCAGGCGTCCTGTAACATTGTACATTAATGcataattttcttaacaaaATATGGAAGCCATATTCGATAAGTTTCAACCACATACCTGGGATCGTAAGTGACTGGCTTGGCtttcaaagttttaaaaaccatttgataatattggcggtattttttcttcattattaaaacaatctgCTTGCCTTCAAATGGGAACTTGGAATGCTTTTTTTGAAGTTCCATGTGCCAATAAACGGCGGCTTTAGCGACTTCCACACTAGTATTATCGATCTCAACTATTTTTGGATTCTTCAGCCACTCGTACATATTTTCCtgcaaagttttatatttactctTTCGTGTTAGTTTTAATTTCACAAACCAAATGATATTACATAGGTACAAGAAatcaatttttagttttgattaTGTGTNNNNNNNNNNNNNNNNNNNNNNNNNNNNNNNNNNNNNNNNNNNNNNNNNNNNNNNNNNNNNNNNNNNNNNNNNNNNNNNNNNNNNNNNNNNNNNNNNNNNNNNNNNNNNNNNNNNNNNNNNNNNNNNNNNNNNNNNNNNNNNNNNNNNNNNNNNNNNNNNNNNNNNNNNNNNNNNNNNNNNNNNNNNNNNNNNNNNNNNNNNNNNNNNNNNNNNNNNNNNNNNNNNNNNNNNNNNNNNNNNNNNNNNNNNNNNNNNNNNNNNNNNNNNNNNNNNNNNNNNNNNNNNNNNNNNNNNNNNNNNNNNNNNNNNNNNNNNNNNNNNNNNNNNNNNNNNNNNNNNNNNNNNNNNNNNNNNNNNNNNNNNNNNNNNNNNNNNNNNNNNNNNNNNNNNNNNNNNNNNNNNNNNNNNNNNNNNNNNNNNNNNNNNNNNNNNNNNNNNNNNNNNNNNNNNNNNNNNNNNNNNNNNNNNNNNNNNNNNNNNNNNNNNNNNNNNNNNNNNNNNNNNNNNNNNNNNNNNNNNNNNNNNNNNNNNNNNNNNNNNNNNNNNNNNNNNNNNNNNNNNNNNNNNNNNNNNNNNNNNNNNNNNNNNNNNNNNNNNNNNNNNNNNNNNNNNNNNNNNNNNNNNNNNNNNNNNNNNNNNNNNNNNNNNNNNNNNNNNNNNNNNNNNNNNNNNNNNNNNNNNNNNNNNNNNNNNNNNNNNNNNNNNNNNNNNNNNNNNNNNNNNNNNNNNNNNNNNNNNNNNNNNNNNNNNNNNNNNNNNNNNNNNNNNNNNNNNNNNNNNNNNNNNNNNNNNNNNNNNNNNNNNNNNNNNNNNNNNNNNNNNNNNNNNNNNNNNNNNNNNNNNNNNNNNNNNNNNNNNNNNNNNNNNNNNNNNNNNNNNNNNNNNNNNNNNNNNNNNNNNNNNNNNNNNNNNNNNNNNNNNNNNNNNNNNNNNNNNNNNNNNNNNNNNNNNNNNNNNNNNNNNNNNNNNNNNNNNNNNNNNNNNNNNNNNNNNNNNNNNTGAAATTTCGTACCAACATAGCTTGAGACCTGAAAAAGGTGATAAGAGAgcttttatcccggaaatctacAGGAACGGCAAGAATGCGGGTTTACTTTTAACGACGCGGGTAAAGCCGTAAACTAGTAACTAAAAAGAGCGGAAAACTAGTCTACATACGAAATTTTACTCACATATCGCGAAATCTAAAAACTTCAAGCcataaaaattgaatagaaatagttttatactTAGCCGACGTGCATTATAAACCTATTATGCCATGGTGATGGATAAAGGACTttcaaaaataagaaagaatcgtttacgtatatatacttaaaattaagaaGGTTATTAGTAATTAGACATCTAAAAGAGTATGTAGAAATAGGGAAAGATAAAGGGGTCTAGAGATTTTCACAATTTCTGTTATATTCATGCATTTATAGCTCTGCACATTTGAAACGCGCCAAACGAAACGAAGACGCCCGATCACcgatgttttatttagatttatttgtcGCATTCGACATCTTAGACGCCGGATCATGTCGGAAGACAATTTACTGATCAGCTCGCATTTATGTATCAATCTTGATACTTCTCAGTTCTCATGCTCATATGCGGCAGAAGAGGATGGCTGAATGccactattataaaatttcaaatctcCTATTTTTACTTAACGAAAAAGCACTATAAatgaactttaaatattttcaaatatatgttGCCAGTAATCATTATATAATggttaaaatgaaaacttatAATGAGTATATCTTAGTAACAAAGAAATTATGTACCTGCAAAAACTTTTTGCATCTAAAACTATCATACACGAAACTGATGTTTAACAGCCACTTGCCAGTTGCCAGGGAGCACACCATCATGCCAGTGAATGTGTCATTCGGCAATACTGATATAAAGTGCGTTGCTAACATTTCCATTTTGGTATTCTCTGCGACAACACCACCCAATTCATTGATCATCGCTGTTATTCTATCACGATCCTGTAAACAAATACATCATTTGTCAATCCATCTATCTATCAATGTTTGTCCTTGAACCTGCTAAAATTTGAGAATGACCAccaatataaactattttgtaaattttaggttttaaaattctaaaaaaaatttggaACATGGtgtgaaatcctactaatattataaatgcgaaagtttctaaggatgtgtgtgtgtttgttgctctttcacgcaaaaactactgaaccgattgcaacgaaatttggtacgtagatagctgaacaactggaataacatatagcatatatataggcaactttttatcccgatattcctacaagatacggacttacgcgagtgaaaccgcggggcgcagctagtatttaaaaatttctgaaAACATTGTAGCTATTTGAGTCACATAATTTTCTCTACATGttgcatattttcatttacttaCATGTATGAATTCTGAgagcataaatattttcttgtcaCATGcgcatattaaattttgtttcattttccaTGAATCTTCTGATGTACCACTAGGGGAGCCATACTCACtgtctaaaaatttataaataatagttaagtACTTATACTTTTCTATACTGATATGTTATGTCGAATTGTCAAAACATATATactacataacataaaaatatataaaacttttgcaTTGACTAAATGACTAGGCAGTCTAAAAggcaatataaatgaaaaacgaTCTTCCAATGTATATATTACGAAATCATCGATATAGATATTGCAGCGAGGGATACTCGAAAATACGTAAGTTTAAGCAATATGTGCAGATGGTAAATATCACACAGCCTGTGATTTGTCAGCTTtcttataaactaaaatagcttccttatacatattatattgcattgcATTGCATCAAACATGGCAGTCAGACaacatattattacttaaCATATTTCACATCACCTGATATGGTTTCAGGAAAAGTTGCTTGAACCCTGCTTGTAACCTCCATTTTCGAGTTTATTGGACTATAATTAGTGGCTTTCTTTTTTTGCTTATAGTTTTGTATGTACTTTCGAAACGGTAAATATACAGATGTCTTAGCTTTtccattttcaataaatttacgaAAACTCACTTTCTTAGGTGTACTCTGACGGCTAAATGATctgaaaatacttttttgttaaatctatcaaatattatcaaatttaatccaTTTACCATCCATCACATTTACACAGAAAATAATGGAAgtgaaagtaatttataaaaattgctttttgtattttggGTCTAGAACAGGTGAGTAcagcacaaaataaaaactgtggcaataaaaaaaagcccAGCATGAGAAATTCATGTTCCTTTTTGGAGTTTAACATTTATTCTGGGCATAAAAATGTTCAGGACtcgttaaaaaaactaataaatgcatatttttgcCAAATAGTAACAACAATAATGACCCTGTTTAAACACAACATGAATTTAGCTAAGGATATGTATATAGCAACTTTGGTTTTGAGATAAACAGATATAATGAGAAGATAAAGCAAGTGATATAAAGAAcccaaaattatttaagaaattgcataaaattatttacttaagcTCTATGTTAGTTATATCTGGTCAAGCATTGAAGTTCCCAGGCATGCCAACATTCCATGTATGACTCACTCATTCCCCAACTTAGAAAAGAAGTTCTTAAAGGGGCTTGTATTGGGTGCTGGTTtctcttcaatatttttacattcaatTTCTTGGTAAATATCTTCAATTGACCACCCAATTTGTCTTCTAACAGCTTTTGGCTTACTAGTCTTCTGTATGGTGGGTGCAAAATCAACACAATCAATTCCAGGATCATTAAGATTTTGATCAGCCTTATAATGGACAACTTTTAAATGTTCcaaatatgataatttggCAGTAAACAATTCATGGCACACAGGACACACAAAATGGTGTAATTTAACATTAGTTGTACATCTATTTAAGTGAATAACATAGTCATCATATTGATCAAATTTTTCATCGCACAGGACACATGACACTCTTACATATTCTGGTATTTGAAAGGATGTTGGTATAGGTTCTTGTTGTCTCATTGGCTGAGTGTAATCCGAGGCAACAAGGGTCTCATTGCTGCCCGAGCGCTGAaggttattattttctatggtGCATGTTACATGGCAGGTATGAGCACCATAGTTACTATATGATTGActacaataaacacattttattgaatcaaTATCACTATCAGTCTCATCACTGGTTTCATAGAAGGAACTACTTCGAGTTGTGTTTAAATCTTTCACTGAATTCTCATCATTATCATCTTGAGTTGATTCTGTGTGCATGTGAAATTctttttcacaaaaatcattataatctGTTGTAGCAGGTTTATCAATTTCTATTTCtgaaacatacattaaaagattataataatcctaatacatatttacttaaatgatgactatattttattaacaaattacaaCCTTTCAGTTCAATTTACAtgatacattacatttattaggTAAGCATAATcgcttatatattaatatattgttgtagTTATTAACTTAGAAGGTACATGAACTTATTCACAAAAtgtgataatataatcatttactAGTATAAAGCTTATGTATTCTCTTACCAGGATATTTTCTAAGTAAGGAATCAATTCTTTCGCATTGTTGTTTAAACAAGTATGCTGTACTAAGGTTTTCAATACACGATGTACAAACACGGTCTGAAAAGCCATCTCCTTCGAATATctgaaaacatacaaataacaatatattatgttccgttcatatcattgaaataaatctttggataaaattatattaatttagtgATTCAGACACTACCTAACTAATACTTACTTTTACATCGGCGAATGACATAACCATATCAGATAATTTTGTGGTATCATCCTTTTCGAAGATGGAACAAAAATCACCAATTTTCAAGCACAGTCTGCACTTATGGAACGTCATTTTGATACTGAATGATTtctaaaaaacaatttcagaCATTCTTTACCAAATGCTCCTCGTTAAATGATAACTGCTTTGGTAAACATGAAATAGTTACACAAGTGCTTATTTAAGCAATCTAACGGGACCGATAACAAGTATAAACTTgcatatagattttaaatacagaaaaCAATCTGTTTCTTACAGTATACTCTGGTACTACTAATATCAAATGTAAAGAAGCTCAATCAAATGGAATGGCAAacttttcatttcaattgaaaattatacaagtatCGAAATCTATGGAGTATGGCACTGTGTTATGCATGGCACCACACTTCAATATTCAAAGTTTAATCACAGTTTTATAAACAAGTTTTatgatacttttaaaaattttaacggcTGTAAAGAGAAACGGCTTCTAGCCCTTTtggtcataaaaattatttaccatGAGTATTAGCTATGAAAGTAAAGTACCTAGGTAATAA is a genomic window containing:
- the LOC119830283 gene encoding zinc finger CCHC domain-containing protein 24-like — encoded protein: MGCFWSKENYQRCTYCNRNAVNESNDICQICKDVTQSGTYGQLFLSDKRPHQNRSDTVVPFFGEYKCKSCGRFWNSRLCWPDSYQLCKTCSKPVYAYYFRALHSSDLSNSNDNTKEHPKELCEKCKQQGHYCGAKRSIQ
- the LOC119830309 gene encoding uncharacterized protein LOC119830309 is translated as MTFHKCRLCLKIGDFCSIFEKDDTTKLSDMVMSFADVKIFEGDGFSDRVCTSCIENLSTAYLFKQQCERIDSLLRKYPEIEIDKPATTDYNDFCEKEFHMHTESTQDDNDENSVKDLNTTRSSSFYETSDETDSDIDSIKCVYCSQSYSNYGAHTCHVTCTIENNNLQRSGSNETLVASDYTQPMRQQEPIPTSFQIPEYVRVSCVLCDEKFDQYDDYVIHLNRCTTNVKLHHFVCPVCHELFTAKLSYLEHLKVVHYKADQNLNDPGIDCVDFAPTIQKTSKPKAVRRQIGWSIEDIYQEIECKNIEEKPAPNTSPFKNFFSKLGNESFSRQSTPKKVSFRKFIENGKAKTSVYLPFRKYIQNYKQKKKATNYSPINSKMEVTSRVQATFPETISDSEYGSPSGTSEDSWKMKQNLICACDKKIFMLSEFIHDRDRITAMINELGGVVAENTKMEMLATHFISVLPNDTFTGMMVCSLATGKWLLNISFVYDSFRCKKFLQENMYEWLKNPKIVEIDNTSVEVAKAAVYWHMELQKKHSKFPFEGKQIVLIMKKKYRQYYQMVFKTLKAKPVTYDPRTPGSCCSADYCFVDMKIIERVKLRFFFHHNVPVFPYQYILVYLLKRGRVDDEHKYLLQDCSKIKDKDYFLNNTC